From Dehalococcoidia bacterium:
AGATGCTCGAACGCGCCGGCGCCGCCGTCATCGCCGTCGATATCGCCGAGGGCTGCGCCCGACGAGCGCGCGAACGTGCGAAGCGCCGCAGCCTCGACTACCTGGTCGTCGTCGGGGACGTCGAGCGGCTGCCGATGAAGGCGCGCGCGGTCGATGTCGCGTACGTCCACGACGGGCTGCACCACCTAGACGATCCGCTGTCCGGCGTCCGCGAGCTGGCACGCGTCGCGCGGCGCGGCGTCAGCATCAACGAGCCGGCCGACGCACTGGCAACTCGCATCGGCGTGCGCGTGGGCCTCGCCATCGCCTACGAAGGCGCCGGCAATCGCGTGGCTCGCTTGCGGGCGGCGGACGTCGAGCGCGAATTGCGTGCGCATGGCTTCGATGCCGAGAGTGCGCGATACCTGGCGTATTACAGGCACGAGCCGGGCGCCTTCATGCGCGCGGCGTCGCTGCCCGTCGCGATGACGGCGTATCGCACGGCTGTGCGCGGCGCGAATGCCGCCGTCGGGCGCTGGGGCAACAAGTTGCAGGTGACGGCGCTGCGCCGCGCGGCGTAGCTACCGCGTGCGCAGGTCCGGGTAGTCTTCCGGCGCCACGTTCTTCACGATGATGCCCTGGTCTTCGAGCCAACGGTCGTACGCGGCGATGCGCGTCGGCGGCAGCGGCGAGAACTCGAGCCGCACGCGCGTGCCGCCGTCGAAGGGCAACAGGCTGACGTCCGCAACGACATCGCCGTCGGTGCCTGCGGCGTCGCGCGCGCTGCGGAGCACGATCGTGTCGTCGTCCGTTTCCGATGTGTGCGTGATCGACCACGGCCCATCCGCGAGACGGTGCTTCATGATCCCCGCCACTTCGCTCGTGCGCAGCGGCGTGCTCCATTCGATGCGATAGGGCAGCATCGTGCCGGGCCCGGCGTCGCGCAGTTCGGCGCCGGGCGGCAGCGGAAAGTCCGCCGGCAGCGCGTCGACGACCGCCTGGCGCGAGAAGTACGGCCCCGGCTCGAACGGTGCATTGCTGCTGACGTACGCCGCACCCAGGTAGCCGATCGCCGCCGCGCACGCGATCGCGCTCGCGTGCGCCGCGAGCGCTGGCGCGCGCACCGACGCGAGCGCGCGCAGACGCTCGACGAGTGACGGCGGTCGCTCTGTTGCGGCCTCGGCGTTGGCGTGCTGCCTGCGGCCGGCGATCGCCAACACGAAGAGCGTCAGCAGCGCGACGGGCTGGATCCAGTACAGTCCGCGCGTGTCGGCGGTGGCGAAGCGGTCCGGACCGGGGAAGGGCGTCGCGGCCTGCGACGCCACGGCCGCAAGCGCCAACGACGCCAGGATCGCCGGCGTCAGCCAGCGCGGCTTCAGGTCCGACCGCACGAGCAGCGCCGCCGCCACGGCGATCATGCTCCAGTTGTAGAACGTCGAGTACGGCGCCAGCAGCAGCATGCCGAGCGCAGCCGCGACGCGCGCCACGGCCGGCGTGCAGCGCCACCACGCGAGGATCATCGCGCCGGCGCTCAGCGCCAGCAGGTCGGCGACCAGCAGCGGATTCGGTTCGATCCCCGCGCTGACCAGGAATCCGCGCCACGAGTACTGCCACGATTCCTGTACGGGCAGCAGCAACTCGCTCTGGCCCACGGCGACATCCTCGATCACGTACGCGACGCGATCCGCATAGTAGCCGCCGGCATCGGCGATGCTAACGCCCGCCGCGACGACGCCGGCCACTGACATCAAGCCGAACACGCCGGCGAGCGCACCGAGCCCACGCCAGTTGCGCGTGAACAGCAGGTAGAGCACCGGCACCGGCAGGTATTGCGGCTTCAGCGCCAGCATGGCGAACAGCAGGCCCGCCAGCCACGGCCGCTTGCTCGCGAGCAAGAAGCCGCCGAGCGACGCGAAGGCGAGGATCTCGGTGAAGTGGCCGACGCGCAGCGCCCAGTGCGTCTGCGGCAGCGCGAGCACGCCGAGCGCCATCGCGAGCTTCGCGTGCGGCGCTTCGACCGCGCGCTGGGCGACGTATGCGACGCCCAACAGCGCCGCGACGTTGATCGCGAAGTATACCTGGAACGCGTGCGTCAGTGACAAGCGCGTCAGCGGATGCAGCAGCGCGCCGAGCGCCGGGTTGTACGTGCCGCTCAGCGAAAGCGACTGCGACGCCTCGTAGAAGTGCTTGAAATCGCCGTGGCCGTAGTGCGCGGGGTCGCGCCAGACGTCGAGCGTCAGTGGCAGCAGGGCGGCGATCGCCAGCGCCTCGACGCCGATCGCGGCAACAATCAGCAGGTGCGGCAACGCGGAGATCACGCGTTCGACGTGTGCGCTAATCGTCGACCGGAGCGGGGCAGTTGTGAC
This genomic window contains:
- a CDS encoding glycosyltransferase family 87 protein, which codes for MAIVTTAPLRSTISAHVERVISALPHLLIVAAIGVEALAIAALLPLTLDVWRDPAHYGHGDFKHFYEASQSLSLSGTYNPALGALLHPLTRLSLTHAFQVYFAINVAALLGVAYVAQRAVEAPHAKLAMALGVLALPQTHWALRVGHFTEILAFASLGGFLLASKRPWLAGLLFAMLALKPQYLPVPVLYLLFTRNWRGLGALAGVFGLMSVAGVVAAGVSIADAGGYYADRVAYVIEDVAVGQSELLLPVQESWQYSWRGFLVSAGIEPNPLLVADLLALSAGAMILAWWRCTPAVARVAAALGMLLLAPYSTFYNWSMIAVAAALLVRSDLKPRWLTPAILASLALAAVASQAATPFPGPDRFATADTRGLYWIQPVALLTLFVLAIAGRRQHANAEAATERPPSLVERLRALASVRAPALAAHASAIACAAAIGYLGAAYVSSNAPFEPGPYFSRQAVVDALPADFPLPPGAELRDAGPGTMLPYRIEWSTPLRTSEVAGIMKHRLADGPWSITHTSETDDDTIVLRSARDAAGTDGDVVADVSLLPFDGGTRVRLEFSPLPPTRIAAYDRWLEDQGIIVKNVAPEDYPDLRTR
- a CDS encoding methyltransferase domain-containing protein; amino-acid sequence: MRRDLRSLLACPACHGDLSGWRDDRDDCELRCVACAASYPVRDGIPILLPPDFDATHVHDELDHAHDAHKRRQASYFDHDVAEAFEIARPHGAPEAYRWILEEKFRRSVSRLPDLRGATVVDACAGSGMDAEMLERAGAAVIAVDIAEGCARRARERAKRRSLDYLVVVGDVERLPMKARAVDVAYVHDGLHHLDDPLSGVRELARVARRGVSINEPADALATRIGVRVGLAIAYEGAGNRVARLRAADVERELRAHGFDAESARYLAYYRHEPGAFMRAASLPVAMTAYRTAVRGANAAVGRWGNKLQVTALRRAA